A genomic window from Motilibacter aurantiacus includes:
- a CDS encoding type II toxin-antitoxin system VapB family antitoxin — protein sequence MLFKAVGDGRPYPEHATSQRDWARVPPRQVRLDQLVTTKRTLDLAALLAEDSTFYGDLFAHVVAWRGELYLEDGLHRALRAALQQRNVLHARVLELEPEATP from the coding sequence GTGCTCTTCAAGGCGGTGGGCGACGGCAGGCCGTACCCGGAGCACGCCACCTCGCAGCGCGACTGGGCCAGGGTGCCGCCGCGCCAGGTGCGGCTCGACCAGCTGGTGACGACGAAGCGCACGCTCGACCTTGCGGCGCTCCTGGCCGAGGACTCGACCTTCTACGGCGACCTGTTCGCCCACGTCGTGGCGTGGCGCGGGGAGCTCTACCTCGAGGACGGGCTGCACCGCGCACTGCGGGCCGCGCTGCAGCAGCGCAACGTGCTGCACGCCCGGGTCCTCGAGCTCGAGCCGGAGGCGACGCCGTGA
- a CDS encoding Ig-like domain-containing protein: MGKHSRPRTPLRPFARAVSCAPARPFASAAAVSGLAAAGGLVLSALAAAPASALPDGTVYAVAASQVYAVDEPGGALVPLPGALPFATDAAARQPGTGLLYVVSATPGPDGRFAVAAYDPAAQLPAVLPATLDVPLTGLAFAPDGRLHGIAGDSLVEIDPTTGAELSRSPVAGLPSGARADLAYAPDGTAYVLTDAGLFALPPGATVAAYAAAPGAATAASSGLAVTADGRVLSGTASADGSSLVTDAQGLPVATGTALALTDLASEPGAPAPPPAAPGAGAVPPVVAATPAALPPAPAAATSPATAAPPTPAVPAPALPVPALPAPALPARALPTPLAATAAPVPAPPFFTSPTAPTSPAASPSHLEPAPVATPAGGEGAARPAAASRPRSLAPAGTAALPAAAPTARPDRLTLPAGERTGTATVLANDALHDVSYPVVVAKEPDHGSAEVLSDGRVRYTAERGFSGDDSLTYALVGPDGEPSVAVLRVSVPPAAMTVAQSAPARLARTGADVRTLASAAIVLLAAGAGLCAVGRRRRQER; the protein is encoded by the coding sequence ATGGGAAAGCACTCCCGGCCCCGCACCCCGCTGCGCCCGTTCGCCCGGGCGGTCTCCTGCGCCCCGGCCCGCCCGTTCGCGAGCGCAGCCGCCGTGTCCGGGCTCGCCGCCGCCGGCGGGCTCGTGCTGTCGGCGCTGGCCGCGGCCCCGGCCTCCGCCCTGCCGGACGGCACCGTCTACGCGGTCGCGGCCTCCCAGGTCTACGCCGTCGACGAGCCCGGGGGCGCACTGGTCCCGCTGCCCGGCGCGCTTCCCTTCGCCACCGATGCCGCCGCCCGGCAGCCGGGGACGGGCCTGCTGTACGTCGTCTCCGCCACCCCCGGCCCGGACGGCCGCTTCGCGGTGGCGGCGTACGACCCGGCCGCCCAGTTGCCGGCCGTCCTGCCTGCGACGCTCGACGTCCCCCTCACCGGGCTCGCGTTCGCCCCCGACGGCCGGCTGCACGGCATCGCCGGCGACTCGCTCGTCGAGATCGACCCGACGACCGGGGCCGAGCTCTCCCGCTCCCCCGTGGCCGGCCTTCCCTCCGGCGCCCGCGCCGACCTCGCGTACGCCCCCGACGGCACGGCCTACGTCCTCACCGACGCAGGGCTCTTCGCCCTCCCGCCCGGCGCGACCGTCGCGGCGTACGCCGCCGCGCCGGGGGCCGCTACGGCCGCCTCCTCCGGGCTCGCGGTCACGGCCGACGGGCGCGTGCTCAGCGGCACCGCTTCTGCGGACGGCAGCTCCCTCGTCACGGACGCCCAGGGGCTGCCCGTCGCCACCGGCACGGCGCTCGCACTGACCGACCTCGCGTCCGAGCCCGGGGCCCCCGCGCCACCCCCGGCTGCTCCCGGCGCGGGGGCCGTCCCGCCGGTGGTGGCCGCCACGCCGGCGGCCCTTCCCCCCGCCCCGGCGGCGGCGACCTCACCGGCGACTGCCGCCCCGCCGACGCCCGCCGTGCCCGCTCCCGCCCTGCCCGTTCCCGCCCTGCCCGCTCCCGCCCTGCCCGCTCGCGCCCTGCCGACGCCGCTTGCGGCCACCGCGGCCCCCGTCCCGGCTCCCCCGTTCTTCACGTCGCCGACGGCCCCCACGTCCCCGGCAGCCTCCCCCAGCCACCTGGAGCCGGCCCCGGTCGCGACTCCCGCCGGCGGGGAGGGAGCGGCACGCCCCGCGGCCGCTTCCCGGCCCCGGTCGCTCGCACCCGCGGGCACCGCCGCGCTGCCGGCTGCGGCCCCGACGGCACGGCCGGACCGCCTCACGCTCCCCGCGGGAGAGCGCACCGGGACCGCCACGGTGCTCGCCAACGACGCGCTGCACGACGTCTCCTATCCCGTCGTCGTCGCCAAGGAGCCCGACCACGGGTCCGCCGAGGTCCTGAGCGACGGCCGGGTCCGCTACACCGCCGAGCGCGGGTTCTCCGGCGACGACAGCCTCACGTACGCCCTCGTCGGCCCGGACGGCGAGCCCTCGGTGGCGGTCCTGCGCGTGAGCGTTCCGCCGGCGGCCATGACGGTGGCGCAGAGCGCCCCTGCTCGACTGGCGAGGACGGGTGCCGACGTGCGCACGCTCGCAAGTGCCGCGATCGTCCTGCTCGCAGCCGGTGCCGGGCTCTGCGCGGTGGGTCGACGCCGCCGGCAGGAGCGCTGA
- a CDS encoding magnesium and cobalt transport protein CorA, which yields MTEQQDGTGARGSGSRGRGGADAVVGDCAVYEQGRRRGERIPLVDAGQAARGTDGFLWIGMQQPSEQDIAEAAAEFGLPALAVDDAVNAHQRPKLEVYGEVLFAVLKPVRYVDHDEVVDVAELAVFLGESFVVTVRHGESDVLHRVRLELDAGLDEPLDGFGAAAVLYRAADLIVDGYEEAVERINADIDEIEALVFGPGGDDHSERIYKLKSEVAEFRRAVLPLARPLERLMTGALPHVPTAARAYFRDVHDHLLRAAEQVEGFERQLTDVLQANAARVTTAHSAIALRQNADMRRISAWAAIALVPTAIAGVYGMNFENMPETRWQYGYFVVLGVIVTTCVVLHRLFRRNGWL from the coding sequence GTGACCGAGCAGCAGGACGGCACGGGAGCCCGGGGCTCCGGCAGCCGCGGGCGGGGCGGCGCCGACGCCGTGGTCGGCGACTGCGCGGTCTACGAGCAGGGCCGGCGACGCGGCGAGCGGATCCCCCTCGTCGACGCGGGGCAGGCGGCGCGCGGGACCGACGGTTTCCTGTGGATCGGCATGCAGCAGCCGTCCGAGCAGGACATCGCCGAAGCCGCGGCCGAGTTCGGGCTGCCCGCCCTGGCGGTGGACGACGCGGTCAACGCGCACCAGCGGCCGAAGCTGGAGGTGTACGGCGAGGTCCTGTTCGCCGTGCTCAAGCCCGTCCGGTACGTGGACCACGACGAGGTCGTGGACGTCGCGGAGCTCGCGGTGTTCCTCGGGGAGTCCTTCGTGGTCACCGTGCGGCACGGCGAGTCCGACGTCCTGCACCGCGTGCGGCTCGAGCTCGACGCAGGCCTGGACGAGCCGCTCGACGGGTTCGGCGCCGCAGCGGTGCTCTACCGCGCTGCGGACCTGATCGTCGACGGCTACGAGGAGGCCGTCGAGCGGATCAACGCTGACATCGACGAGATCGAGGCGCTCGTGTTCGGCCCCGGCGGGGACGACCACTCCGAGCGCATCTACAAGCTCAAGAGCGAGGTCGCCGAGTTCCGCCGCGCGGTCCTGCCGCTGGCGCGCCCGCTGGAGCGGCTGATGACCGGGGCGCTCCCCCACGTCCCGACGGCGGCGCGCGCGTACTTCCGGGACGTGCACGACCACCTGCTGCGCGCGGCGGAGCAGGTCGAGGGGTTCGAGCGGCAGCTGACCGACGTGCTGCAGGCGAACGCCGCCCGCGTCACCACCGCGCACAGCGCCATCGCGCTGCGGCAGAACGCGGACATGCGGCGGATCTCCGCCTGGGCCGCCATCGCCCTCGTGCCCACGGCCATCGCCGGGGTCTACGGGATGAACTTCGAGAACATGCCCGAGACCCGCTGGCAGTACGGCTACTTCGTGGTCCTCGGCGTCATCGTCACGACCTGCGTCGTGCTGCACCGGCTCTTCCGCCGCAACGGCTGGCTCTAG
- a CDS encoding LytR C-terminal domain-containing protein: MLTPRGFDPSRLGRSHGRRRSRARGLLAAVLALALLAGAGYGGWWAYDRWQGREDGSPAAGSAPVASSTCAPGRPSPAASPQPTPPAPRQVTVNVYNATTKAGLAATVSSRLQARGFRVAEVGNDPVGRPLRATAQVRSGPQGAAGARTVAAQVPGAELVTDRRRGTTVDLVLGSSYSRLRAPGAAAAALAPSPAPTPGC; this comes from the coding sequence ATGCTCACCCCGCGCGGCTTCGACCCCTCCCGGCTCGGCCGCTCCCACGGGCGCCGCCGCAGCCGGGCGCGAGGCCTGCTGGCCGCCGTCCTGGCGCTCGCGCTGCTGGCCGGTGCGGGCTACGGCGGCTGGTGGGCGTACGACCGCTGGCAGGGCCGCGAGGACGGCAGCCCGGCGGCCGGCTCGGCCCCCGTCGCGTCCAGCACGTGCGCGCCCGGCAGGCCGTCGCCGGCCGCGAGCCCGCAGCCCACCCCGCCGGCGCCGCGCCAGGTCACCGTGAACGTCTACAACGCGACGACGAAGGCCGGGCTCGCCGCCACGGTCAGCAGCCGGCTGCAGGCGCGCGGCTTCCGGGTGGCCGAGGTGGGCAACGACCCCGTGGGCCGGCCGCTGCGCGCGACCGCCCAGGTGCGCTCCGGCCCGCAGGGGGCCGCCGGTGCGCGGACGGTCGCGGCGCAGGTCCCGGGGGCCGAGCTGGTGACGGACAGGCGCCGAGGCACGACCGTGGACCTGGTGCTCGGCAGCTCCTACTCGCGGCTGCGCGCTCCCGGTGCTGCCGCCGCGGCGCTCGCCCCGTCGCCCGCGCCCACCCCCGGCTGCTGA